The proteins below are encoded in one region of Neisseria bacilliformis:
- the ribBA gene encoding bifunctional 3,4-dihydroxy-2-butanone-4-phosphate synthase/GTP cyclohydrolase II has translation MTAAVSPIPEILADIKAGKMVIITDAEDRENEGDLIMAAQSVTPEAVNFMIKHARGLVCLPMADELVDRLNLPQMTQKNGAQYGTNFTVSIEAAQGISTGISAADRAHTIRTAVSPAVRPEDIVQPGHIFPLRAQKGGVLVRAGHTEAAVDLTRMCGLIPAGVICEILNDDGTMARMPELKKFAAEHNIKIGTIADLIEYRSRTESLLEEMGDSEIRTPWGAFRQHVYVDKLTGETHLALVKGRILPERETLVRVHEPFGVMDFLHTAPGHSWPLPAVLERLQTCESGVAILLHRTEDGASLLERTLPKNAFQIKKWDRKTYGIGAQILAGLGVKKMRVMGKPSSMNGLTGFGLEVEGFEEYAAPAAQ, from the coding sequence ATGACCGCCGCCGTTTCCCCCATTCCCGAAATCCTCGCCGACATCAAAGCCGGCAAAATGGTCATCATCACCGACGCCGAAGACCGCGAAAACGAAGGCGATCTGATTATGGCCGCCCAGTCCGTTACCCCCGAGGCGGTCAACTTTATGATCAAACACGCACGCGGCCTCGTCTGCCTGCCGATGGCCGACGAGCTGGTCGACCGGCTCAACCTGCCGCAGATGACGCAGAAAAACGGCGCGCAATACGGCACCAACTTCACCGTGTCCATCGAAGCGGCGCAAGGCATCTCCACCGGCATTTCCGCCGCCGACCGCGCCCACACCATCCGCACGGCCGTCTCGCCGGCCGTGCGCCCCGAAGACATCGTCCAGCCCGGCCACATCTTCCCGCTGCGCGCGCAAAAAGGCGGCGTGCTGGTGCGCGCCGGCCACACCGAAGCCGCCGTCGACCTCACCCGGATGTGCGGCCTCATCCCCGCCGGCGTGATTTGCGAAATCCTCAACGACGACGGCACCATGGCGCGGATGCCCGAGCTGAAAAAATTCGCCGCCGAACACAACATCAAAATCGGCACCATCGCCGACCTCATCGAATACCGCAGCCGCACCGAAAGCCTGCTCGAAGAAATGGGCGACAGCGAAATCCGCACCCCCTGGGGCGCGTTCCGCCAGCACGTTTATGTGGACAAACTCACCGGCGAAACCCACCTCGCCCTGGTCAAAGGCCGCATCCTGCCCGAGCGCGAAACCCTGGTGCGCGTGCACGAACCCTTCGGCGTGATGGACTTCCTGCACACCGCCCCCGGCCACTCCTGGCCGCTGCCCGCCGTGCTCGAACGCCTGCAAACGTGCGAAAGCGGCGTCGCCATCCTGCTGCACCGCACCGAAGACGGCGCGTCGCTGCTCGAACGCACCCTGCCGAAAAACGCCTTCCAAATCAAAAAATGGGACAGGAAAACCTACGGCATCGGCGCGCAAATCCTCGCCGGCCTCGGTGTGAAAAAAATGCGCGTGATGGGCAAACCCTCCTCCATGAATGGCCTCACCGGCTTCGGCCTCGAAGTGGAAGGCTTTGAGGAATACGCCGCCCCCGCCGCGCAATAA
- a CDS encoding AMP-binding protein gives MEKPWLNSYEPGINAEIDITRYKSITDVFAQSAAKFATKPAFQNMGKTLTYAETAKLIADFASYLQNVLKLPRGERIAIMLPNLLQYPVVLFGALQAGMVVVNTNPLYTPRELEHQLKDSGASVIVVLENFAATLQAVLPNTQVKHVIVASVGDMFGAIKGGIINFVVRKIKKMVPAYHIKNAIPFQTAMKQGAAQPFQKVELTRSDTAFLQYTGGTTGVAKGAVLSHGNICANMMQAAEWIKNRLRQGEETVIAALPLYHIFALTVNLMIFTDAGSKIVLITNPRDMKAFLGDMKKERVSVFVGVNTLFNSLVNNPAFAELDFNNLRLTLGGGMATQQAVAEKWKRITGTPIVEAYGLTEASPGVCCNPLNIETYSGGIGLPIPSTEIELRDSEGNTVPQGQPGEMWVKGPQVMQGYWNRPEETAKAIDPRGFLETGDIAVMDEKGWFKLVDRKKDLIVVSGFNVYPNEIEEVIAHNDKVLEVACIGVPSDKTGEALKVFVVKKDPSLTKEELTAFCRTELTAYKVPKDIEFRDELPKSNVGKILRRELKEAQK, from the coding sequence ATGGAAAAACCCTGGCTCAACAGCTACGAACCCGGCATCAACGCCGAAATCGACATCACCCGCTACAAATCCATCACCGACGTATTCGCCCAAAGCGCGGCCAAATTCGCCACCAAGCCCGCCTTTCAAAACATGGGCAAAACGCTCACCTACGCCGAAACCGCCAAGCTCATCGCCGACTTCGCCTCCTACCTGCAAAACGTGCTCAAACTGCCGCGCGGCGAGCGCATCGCCATCATGCTGCCCAACCTGCTGCAATACCCCGTCGTCCTGTTCGGCGCGTTGCAGGCGGGCATGGTGGTCGTCAACACCAACCCGCTCTACACCCCGCGCGAACTCGAACACCAGCTCAAAGACAGCGGCGCGTCCGTCATCGTCGTACTGGAAAACTTCGCCGCCACCCTCCAAGCCGTGCTGCCGAACACCCAAGTCAAACACGTCATCGTCGCCTCCGTCGGCGACATGTTCGGCGCAATCAAAGGCGGCATCATCAATTTTGTGGTGCGCAAAATCAAAAAAATGGTGCCCGCCTACCACATCAAAAACGCCATCCCCTTTCAGACGGCCATGAAACAAGGCGCGGCGCAGCCCTTCCAAAAAGTGGAACTCACCCGCTCCGACACCGCCTTTTTACAATACACCGGCGGCACCACCGGCGTGGCCAAAGGCGCGGTGCTCAGCCATGGCAACATCTGCGCCAACATGATGCAGGCGGCCGAATGGATCAAAAACCGCCTGCGCCAGGGCGAAGAAACCGTCATCGCCGCCCTGCCCCTCTACCACATTTTCGCCCTCACCGTAAACCTAATGATCTTCACCGACGCCGGTTCCAAAATCGTCCTCATCACCAACCCACGCGACATGAAAGCCTTTCTCGGCGACATGAAAAAAGAGCGCGTCAGCGTCTTTGTCGGCGTGAACACCCTCTTCAACAGCCTCGTCAACAACCCCGCCTTCGCCGAACTTGATTTCAACAACCTGCGCCTCACCCTCGGCGGCGGCATGGCCACCCAGCAGGCCGTGGCCGAAAAATGGAAACGCATCACCGGCACCCCCATCGTCGAAGCCTACGGCCTCACCGAAGCCAGCCCCGGCGTCTGCTGCAACCCCTTGAACATCGAAACATACAGCGGCGGCATCGGCCTGCCCATCCCCTCCACCGAAATCGAACTGCGCGACTCAGAGGGCAACACCGTGCCGCAGGGGCAGCCGGGCGAAATGTGGGTGAAAGGCCCGCAGGTGATGCAGGGCTATTGGAACAGACCCGAAGAAACCGCCAAAGCCATCGACCCGCGCGGCTTCCTCGAAACCGGCGACATCGCCGTCATGGACGAAAAAGGCTGGTTCAAACTGGTCGACCGCAAAAAAGACCTCATCGTCGTATCCGGCTTCAACGTTTACCCCAACGAAATCGAAGAAGTCATCGCCCACAACGACAAAGTGCTGGAAGTGGCCTGCATCGGCGTGCCCAGCGACAAAACCGGCGAAGCCCTCAAAGTGTTCGTCGTAAAAAAAGACCCCAGCCTCACCAAAGAAGAACTCACCGCCTTCTGCCGCACCGAGCTGACCGCCTACAAAGTGCCCAAAGACATCGAATTCCGCGACGAACTGCCCAAATCGAATGTCGGCAAAATCCTGCGCCGCGAGCTGAAAGAAGCGCAGAAATAA
- a CDS encoding potassium/proton antiporter — translation MESSVNTFFLIIALLLFISVVASRVSTRFGMPLLLVFLGVGMLAGDEGLGGIHFDNFAAANMIGQLALAVILLDGGLRTKFDSFRLALKPAAVLASWGVIATVALLGAFTTFFLHIDWRMGLLMAAIVGSTDAAAVFSLMRSSGVRLNSRILATLELESGCNDPMAILLVSALIGLIMNPAETGFSSMLTLLARQLGLGLLLGYLAGKVLARMLERIRLAEGLYAILIASGGLLVFATANLLGGSGFLAVYLAGVFIGNSRNSSTEHVLNVMDGLAWLAQASMFLVLGLLVSPARLLENGLHAVVIAAFLILVARPIAVWTSLKFFRYKPREVAYISWVGLRGAVPITLAIAPLMEGVPDALMLFDVAFAVVILSLLIQGTTIPFFARVLKVVLPPRPEPLAQREIWLADKLAVSLQSFKVEDGSEAAGSHPSAMTRDRFSDGQIFALIRGGQTVNVQPSTQMQAGDIVWYILDEKLGDDFAKQFAAADTAERNFFGAFNLNPDTIVGDLAEVYGLPVDEAERGLRLDELFRRHFGDMPVAGDRILIDGFQITVKELDNKAQIRLLGLKIPESGAAAA, via the coding sequence GTGGAGTCATCCGTCAATACTTTTTTCCTGATCATCGCCCTTTTGCTGTTTATCAGCGTCGTCGCCTCGCGCGTGTCCACCCGTTTCGGCATGCCGCTGCTGTTGGTGTTCCTCGGCGTGGGCATGCTGGCGGGCGACGAGGGTTTGGGCGGCATCCATTTCGACAATTTCGCCGCCGCCAATATGATCGGCCAGCTTGCGCTGGCGGTGATTCTGCTCGACGGCGGCCTGCGCACCAAGTTCGACAGCTTCCGCCTCGCGCTCAAACCGGCCGCCGTGCTGGCCAGCTGGGGCGTGATTGCCACCGTCGCCCTGCTGGGCGCGTTCACCACCTTCTTCCTCCATATCGACTGGCGCATGGGGCTTTTGATGGCGGCGATTGTCGGCTCGACCGACGCGGCGGCGGTGTTTTCCCTGATGCGCAGCAGCGGCGTGCGCCTCAATTCGCGCATCCTCGCCACGCTGGAACTGGAAAGCGGCTGCAACGACCCGATGGCCATCCTGCTGGTGAGCGCGCTGATCGGTCTGATTATGAACCCCGCCGAAACGGGGTTTTCCTCCATGCTGACGCTGCTGGCGCGCCAGCTCGGGCTGGGGCTTCTTTTGGGCTATCTGGCGGGCAAGGTTTTGGCGCGTATGCTCGAACGCATCCGCCTGGCCGAGGGGCTGTATGCCATCCTGATCGCCTCGGGCGGGCTGCTGGTATTCGCCACCGCCAATCTTTTGGGCGGCAGCGGCTTTCTGGCCGTGTATCTGGCCGGCGTGTTTATCGGCAACTCGCGCAACAGCTCCACCGAACACGTTTTAAACGTGATGGACGGCCTGGCCTGGCTGGCGCAGGCATCGATGTTTTTGGTGCTCGGCCTTTTGGTCAGCCCCGCGCGGCTGTTGGAAAACGGCCTGCACGCCGTGGTCATCGCCGCCTTCCTGATACTCGTCGCCCGCCCGATCGCGGTGTGGACCTCGCTCAAATTCTTCCGCTACAAACCGCGCGAAGTGGCCTACATCAGCTGGGTCGGCCTGCGCGGCGCGGTGCCGATCACGCTGGCGATCGCCCCGCTGATGGAAGGCGTGCCCGACGCGCTGATGCTGTTCGACGTGGCCTTTGCCGTGGTGATTCTGTCGCTGCTGATCCAGGGTACCACCATCCCCTTCTTCGCCCGCGTGCTCAAAGTGGTGCTGCCGCCGCGCCCCGAGCCTTTGGCACAGCGCGAAATCTGGCTGGCCGACAAGCTGGCGGTGAGTTTGCAGTCGTTCAAAGTGGAGGACGGCTCGGAGGCGGCGGGCAGCCATCCTTCGGCGATGACGCGCGACCGTTTTTCAGACGGCCAAATCTTCGCGCTGATACGCGGCGGGCAGACGGTAAACGTGCAGCCCAGCACCCAGATGCAGGCGGGCGACATCGTGTGGTACATCCTCGACGAAAAACTCGGCGACGACTTCGCCAAGCAGTTTGCCGCCGCCGACACCGCCGAGCGCAACTTCTTCGGCGCGTTCAACCTCAACCCCGACACAATAGTGGGCGACCTGGCCGAAGTGTACGGCCTGCCGGTGGACGAAGCCGAACGCGGCCTGCGGCTGGACGAACTCTTCCGCCGCCACTTCGGCGACATGCCCGTGGCGGGCGACCGCATCCTCATCGACGGCTTCCAAATCACCGTGAAAGAGCTCGACAACAAAGCCCAAATCCGCCTGCTCGGCCTGAAAATACCCGAAAGCGGCGCGGCGGCGGCATAA
- a CDS encoding NnrS family protein → MNTGQFFTHPMRPFFTAAAAAVVFGAAAFFLRSDVVVFHRLVFLQLLPVCAYSGFLLTAFPDWTDYKGRLKTIAFTLAAPLAFAALALPFFPQAAAFAVAAAWAILFSFCTWLAWRGRNTDQFAILLLLLLFALVQTTFACTADWRFLRTLVHLNIAAVMLVSFRVSVVLGAEALKSCRLKDPVFIPNFVYKNMAILFLLLYAAAELRLPPEAVGFMALAVGFVILAKLRELHHWELLRKHYVAFYYLIQLAAAAGYLWLGANTLLGRGQGAPLHLITLGAMCGAIMLVFLTAGLRHSGFARLDYPASARAAFACLAAAALSRAVLSAYHPLFLITVPAALAMAAFALYLYGFIPIFRAHAFSDDPDPE, encoded by the coding sequence TTGAATACCGGTCAATTTTTCACTCATCCCATGCGCCCGTTTTTCACGGCGGCGGCAGCGGCGGTGGTATTCGGCGCGGCGGCGTTTTTCCTGCGCAGCGATGTGGTGGTGTTTCACCGCTTGGTGTTTTTGCAGCTTTTGCCGGTGTGCGCGTACAGCGGTTTTTTGTTAACCGCATTTCCAGACTGGACAGACTATAAAGGCCGTCTGAAAACCATCGCTTTCACGCTCGCCGCGCCGCTGGCCTTTGCCGCCCTTGCACTGCCGTTTTTCCCGCAGGCGGCTGCGTTTGCCGTGGCGGCGGCTTGGGCAATTCTGTTTTCGTTCTGCACTTGGCTGGCATGGCGCGGGCGCAATACCGATCAGTTCGCCATCCTGCTGCTGCTTTTGCTGTTTGCCCTCGTTCAGACGACCTTTGCCTGCACCGCAGATTGGCGTTTTTTGCGCACGCTGGTTCATCTCAACATCGCCGCCGTGATGCTGGTGTCTTTCCGCGTGAGCGTGGTTTTGGGCGCGGAGGCACTCAAATCATGCCGTCTGAAAGACCCGGTGTTCATCCCCAATTTTGTCTATAAAAACATGGCCATCTTGTTTCTGCTGCTGTATGCCGCCGCCGAGTTGCGGCTGCCGCCCGAGGCGGTAGGGTTTATGGCTTTGGCCGTCGGCTTTGTGATTTTGGCGAAACTGCGCGAGCTGCACCATTGGGAACTGCTGCGCAAACATTATGTGGCGTTTTACTACCTCATCCAGCTTGCCGCCGCTGCGGGTTATCTGTGGCTGGGCGCGAACACGCTGCTCGGCAGGGGGCAGGGCGCGCCGCTGCACCTGATTACCCTCGGCGCGATGTGCGGTGCCATCATGCTGGTTTTTCTCACTGCCGGCCTGCGCCACAGCGGGTTTGCCCGCCTCGATTACCCCGCCTCCGCCCGCGCCGCGTTTGCCTGTTTGGCCGCCGCCGCGCTCAGCCGCGCCGTGCTGTCGGCGTATCATCCGCTGTTTTTAATCACAGTTCCCGCCGCGCTGGCGATGGCGGCGTTTGCGCTTTATCTGTACGGCTTCATTCCGATATTCCGCGCCCATGCGTTTAGCGACGATCCCGACCCCGAATAA
- a CDS encoding ATP-binding cassette domain-containing protein: MLAIEHLRFEILRDAVVRDFSLTLAAGEVKTLFGPSGCGKTTVLRLVAGLETPKSGRLENTFRKTGFLFQENRLLDNLTAMQNIAVFMERANEGEIVALAEKVGLTAGDLHKYPAELSGGMAKRVAFLRLMLCGCDLALLDEPFVGLDRDLRDILAAMLAEKIEREGWACLLVTHDRFEAARLSREILLLAPKGMGVEKTILLPEPLSVRGSAYEEAAVAREFGGIRYYE, from the coding sequence ATGCTGGCAATCGAACATCTGCGCTTTGAGATTCTGCGCGACGCGGTGGTGCGCGATTTTTCGCTCACGCTCGCTGCGGGCGAAGTGAAAACGCTGTTCGGCCCCAGCGGCTGCGGCAAAACCACGGTGCTGCGGCTGGTGGCGGGGCTGGAAACGCCCAAATCCGGCCGCTTGGAAAACACGTTCCGCAAAACGGGTTTTCTGTTTCAGGAAAACCGCCTGTTGGACAACCTCACGGCGATGCAGAATATCGCAGTGTTTATGGAGCGTGCCAATGAAGGTGAAATCGTTGCACTGGCGGAAAAAGTCGGCCTCACGGCGGGCGATCTGCACAAATATCCGGCCGAACTCTCAGGCGGTATGGCCAAACGGGTGGCGTTTTTGCGGCTGATGCTGTGCGGCTGCGATTTGGCTTTGCTCGATGAGCCTTTTGTGGGGCTGGACAGGGATTTGCGCGATATTCTGGCGGCCATGCTGGCGGAAAAAATCGAGCGCGAAGGCTGGGCTTGTTTGCTGGTAACGCACGACCGTTTCGAGGCCGCGCGTTTGAGCCGCGAAATCCTGCTGCTTGCCCCCAAAGGCATGGGCGTGGAAAAAACCATTCTGCTGCCCGAGCCGCTGTCGGTGCGCGGTTCGGCCTACGAAGAAGCCGCCGTGGCACGGGAATTTGGCGGGATTCGATATTATGAATAG
- a CDS encoding ABC transporter permease: MIKTDKIRKPQPVLFYIADYLWSGFAGLGVAMAAVALWAWGSAVFGAFMLPAPSEVFAHAWDLLKQFQTAEIGVSLWRAAAGIGIALVSGVAAGLAAGRFKTAMALLKPLMTVLLAMPPIIWVVMALFWFGFGNPSVLFAVIVLVAPLTFASAAVGMASVDKKNEELFDAYRLGRLKKIRYLYLPHLTGYLISSIGVAVAMGVKVVIMAELLGASEGIGARIADARAMLETSAVMAYVVLVIAFVALFDYLIIKPLEILFMPWRR, from the coding sequence ATGATCAAAACCGACAAAATCCGCAAGCCGCAGCCTGTGTTGTTTTACATTGCCGACTACCTTTGGAGCGGCTTTGCGGGCTTGGGCGTGGCGATGGCGGCGGTGGCATTGTGGGCGTGGGGCAGTGCGGTGTTCGGCGCGTTTATGCTGCCTGCGCCCTCGGAAGTGTTTGCGCACGCTTGGGATTTGCTCAAACAGTTTCAAACCGCCGAAATCGGCGTGTCGCTGTGGCGGGCGGCGGCGGGCATCGGGATTGCGCTGGTGTCGGGCGTGGCGGCGGGGCTGGCGGCTGGGCGGTTTAAAACGGCGATGGCCTTGCTCAAACCGCTGATGACGGTGCTGCTGGCGATGCCGCCGATTATTTGGGTGGTGATGGCTTTGTTTTGGTTCGGTTTCGGCAATCCGAGCGTGCTGTTTGCCGTGATTGTGCTGGTTGCGCCGCTCACGTTTGCAAGCGCGGCGGTGGGGATGGCGAGCGTGGACAAGAAAAACGAAGAGCTGTTTGACGCCTACCGTTTAGGCCGTCTGAAAAAAATCCGTTATCTCTATCTGCCGCACCTCACGGGCTATCTGATTTCGAGCATCGGCGTGGCGGTGGCGATGGGGGTGAAGGTGGTGATTATGGCCGAGCTTTTGGGCGCAAGCGAGGGCATCGGGGCGCGGATTGCCGATGCGCGGGCGATGCTGGAAACATCCGCCGTGATGGCTTATGTGGTGCTGGTGATTGCGTTTGTCGCCTTGTTCGACTATCTGATCATCAAGCCTTTGGAAATTCTGTTTATGCCGTGGAGACGCTGA
- a CDS encoding HsdM family class I SAM-dependent methyltransferase — MDKAKTLGQVLTPHHIVCAILDACGYSGCAVLGRFVMEPSCGDGAFLTEIVRRYIAAAKEARMTPEQTAADLSKYIFGIEIDEDMWHKCLARLDKIVSETLGSVRVQWQIMHGDTLHLYANYPQTFDWVIGNPPYVRVHNLPEDTRRFIKRHFQFAVGTTDMYPVFFETAFAMLKPDGKLGFITPNSFLYNTSYRRFRAFLRQQGSLKTLCDLKAEKVFAGFSTYTAITIMDFARKNAECFDYAEYEAGRLKTVNRIPFATLDSTRWALSAPESSRFLQRLADGKNARLGDFFDIQYGFATLRDKIFIGRAADRGDGTSDFNGAIVETALLRPIVKGSRYKGSLHDEAERIVFPYYKSANGRQTPYTEDELASRFPLGYTYLASHKEELLKRDLDDRTAWYEFGRSQGIQSADKEKTVLSTLVYDQIRFFRLPEKVCVYSGILIAAKSEHSDWQLLADTLSSPEFFHYVRLTGKDFSGGYKSVSTKQIKEFPIFAPAAQSALF; from the coding sequence ATGGACAAAGCTAAAACACTCGGACAGGTGCTCACGCCGCATCACATCGTCTGCGCCATTTTGGATGCGTGCGGATACTCGGGCTGTGCGGTTTTAGGCCGCTTTGTCATGGAGCCTTCCTGCGGCGACGGTGCATTTCTAACCGAAATCGTGCGCCGCTATATCGCCGCCGCCAAAGAAGCGCGTATGACGCCGGAGCAAACCGCCGCCGACTTGTCAAAATATATCTTCGGCATTGAAATCGACGAAGACATGTGGCACAAATGCTTGGCGAGATTAGATAAAATAGTTTCCGAAACACTCGGCAGCGTTCGCGTGCAATGGCAAATCATGCACGGCGATACCCTGCATCTTTACGCAAACTACCCGCAGACATTTGACTGGGTGATCGGCAACCCGCCCTATGTCCGCGTCCACAACTTGCCCGAAGACACCCGCCGGTTTATCAAACGGCATTTCCAATTTGCCGTCGGCACAACCGATATGTATCCCGTGTTTTTCGAGACGGCGTTTGCTATGCTCAAACCCGACGGCAAACTCGGTTTCATCACACCCAACAGCTTTCTCTACAACACCTCCTACCGCCGTTTCCGCGCCTTTTTGCGGCAACAGGGCAGCCTGAAAACGCTGTGCGACCTGAAAGCGGAAAAAGTGTTCGCGGGCTTTTCCACCTACACCGCGATTACCATAATGGACTTCGCACGGAAAAATGCCGAATGCTTTGATTACGCCGAGTATGAGGCAGGCCGTCTGAAAACCGTCAACCGCATCCCTTTTGCCACGCTCGACAGCACCCGCTGGGCGTTGTCCGCCCCCGAAAGCAGCCGGTTTTTGCAGCGGCTTGCCGACGGCAAAAACGCACGGCTCGGCGACTTTTTCGACATCCAATACGGCTTTGCCACCCTGCGCGACAAAATCTTCATCGGCCGCGCGGCAGACCGGGGCGACGGCACATCCGACTTCAACGGCGCGATCGTCGAAACCGCCCTCCTGCGCCCAATCGTCAAAGGATCGCGCTACAAAGGCAGCCTGCACGACGAAGCCGAGCGGATTGTTTTCCCTTATTACAAAAGCGCAAACGGACGGCAGACGCCCTACACCGAAGACGAGCTGGCTTCACGTTTCCCTTTGGGCTACACCTATCTGGCAAGCCATAAAGAAGAACTGTTGAAACGCGATTTGGACGACAGAACCGCATGGTACGAATTCGGACGCAGCCAGGGCATCCAAAGCGCAGACAAAGAAAAAACCGTATTGAGCACACTGGTTTACGATCAAATACGGTTTTTCAGGCTGCCGGAGAAAGTCTGCGTTTATTCGGGTATTCTGATTGCCGCCAAGTCTGAGCACAGCGACTGGCAGCTGTTGGCCGACACCCTTTCCTCGCCCGAGTTCTTTCACTATGTGCGCCTTACCGGTAAAGATTTCTCCGGCGGCTACAAATCGGTTTCCACCAAACAAATCAAAGAGTTCCCAATTTTCGCACCCGCAGCGCAGAGCGCATTGTTTTAA
- a CDS encoding thymidylate synthase — MRQYLDLMRRVLDSGTDKSDRTGTGTRSVFGHQMRFDLQDGFPLLTTKKLHLRSIIHELLWFLRGDTNIRYLHENQVSIWDEWADENGELGPVYGYQWRSWPAPDGRHIDQIANVIAQIKANPDSRRLIVSAWNPALVDEMALPPCHALFQFYVADGKLSCQLYQRSADIFLGVPFNIASYALLTMMAAQVCGLQAGEFVHTLGDAHLYRNHFEQAKLQLTREPRTLPKMTLNPAVRDISAFTFDDFTLTGYDPHPHIKAAVAV; from the coding sequence ATGCGCCAATACCTCGACCTGATGCGCCGCGTCCTCGACAGCGGCACCGACAAATCCGACCGCACCGGCACCGGCACCCGCTCCGTGTTCGGCCACCAGATGCGCTTCGATTTGCAGGACGGCTTCCCGCTCCTAACCACCAAAAAGCTCCACCTGCGCTCCATCATCCACGAACTGCTGTGGTTTCTGCGCGGCGACACCAACATCCGCTACCTGCACGAAAACCAAGTAAGCATCTGGGACGAATGGGCCGACGAAAATGGCGAACTCGGCCCCGTGTACGGCTACCAGTGGCGTTCCTGGCCCGCCCCCGACGGCCGCCACATCGACCAAATCGCCAACGTAATCGCGCAGATTAAAGCCAATCCCGACAGCCGCCGCCTGATTGTTTCCGCCTGGAATCCCGCCCTCGTGGACGAAATGGCGCTGCCCCCCTGCCACGCCCTGTTCCAGTTTTACGTGGCCGACGGCAAACTTTCCTGCCAGCTCTACCAGCGCAGCGCCGACATCTTCCTCGGCGTGCCCTTCAACATCGCCAGCTACGCCCTCCTAACCATGATGGCCGCCCAAGTATGCGGCCTGCAAGCGGGCGAATTCGTCCACACCCTCGGCGACGCCCATCTCTACCGCAACCACTTCGAGCAGGCCAAGCTGCAACTCACCCGCGAACCGCGAACCCTGCCGAAAATGACGCTGAATCCCGCCGTTCGCGACATTTCCGCCTTCACATTTGACGACTTCACACTCACCGGCTACGACCCGCACCCGCACATCAAAGCCGCCGTGGCCGTCTGA